In Sporosarcina psychrophila, a genomic segment contains:
- a CDS encoding ABC transporter permease, with protein sequence MEINSIWDKRLKEFYVEIVKYISLIAMGVFYSFIIFGSIFLYYYVKFLQWLPPFLPTEMIASLVITFTFLMTNIRTFVKKADVIFLMPAETVLSSYFKKSMFYSTFMDVIKLLIMLIIISPLVKQTEIISITVLITFSGLILLNIRLTWIEQWMTTKLHKLIHKVIRFLTFYTIIYLMFTGLWVIAGTLLIINSFIWFYVFNKKGTGLNWDYLISQEEKSLLKIYKFINLYIDVPHLQHSFKRRRFLGWLIKNVITYKQSSSYTYLFSHLFIRYNEFYYLYARLTLIGISIHFFFPANGWIIAFPLLFLSGYQLLPLQYSINNSSRIYPVSIKALKQSFQKLLMNLLIVQLLFFNLASFSPNPLIKVVVIIFSELLVIYWFVYFFASKRIMRQPE encoded by the coding sequence ATGGAAATTAATTCAATATGGGATAAAAGATTGAAGGAATTTTATGTTGAAATCGTAAAATACATTTCACTTATTGCAATGGGTGTATTTTATTCTTTTATCATTTTTGGTAGTATTTTTCTTTATTACTACGTGAAATTTCTTCAATGGTTACCTCCCTTTCTTCCAACCGAAATGATAGCGTCATTAGTAATTACGTTTACTTTTTTGATGACGAACATTCGGACATTTGTCAAAAAAGCTGATGTCATCTTTTTAATGCCAGCAGAGACAGTGTTATCCTCATATTTTAAAAAATCGATGTTTTATAGCACTTTTATGGATGTAATCAAACTACTAATCATGTTAATAATTATTAGTCCTCTTGTAAAACAGACTGAAATTATTTCGATTACAGTCCTTATTACTTTTTCAGGCTTAATCCTCTTGAATATTCGCCTGACTTGGATTGAACAATGGATGACTACTAAACTTCATAAGTTAATTCACAAAGTCATTCGATTTCTAACATTTTATACTATTATTTATTTGATGTTTACGGGTCTGTGGGTAATTGCAGGTACTTTACTAATTATCAATTCCTTCATTTGGTTCTATGTATTTAATAAGAAAGGAACGGGGCTTAATTGGGACTATTTAATAAGCCAAGAAGAGAAGTCCCTATTAAAGATTTACAAATTTATTAATCTATATATTGATGTCCCCCATCTTCAGCATTCGTTTAAACGCAGGAGGTTCTTGGGTTGGCTAATAAAGAACGTAATAACTTATAAGCAATCTTCTTCTTACACATACTTATTTTCACACTTGTTTATTAGGTATAATGAATTTTATTATTTGTATGCAAGATTAACCTTAATAGGGATTAGCATTCATTTTTTCTTTCCTGCTAATGGCTGGATTATAGCTTTTCCACTGTTATTTTTATCTGGGTACCAGTTACTTCCTTTACAATACTCGATAAATAACAGTTCCCGTATTTATCCCGTATCAATTAAGGCCCTTAAGCAGTCTTTTCAAAAACTACTAATGAACCTATTAATCGTGCAGCTACTTTTTTTCAACTTGGCTTCGTTTAGTCCTAATCCTCTTATAAAAGTGGTTGTAATAATTTTCTCGGAGTTGTTAGTTATATATTGGTTTGTTTACTTTTTTGCATCAAAACGAATTATGAGACAACCTGAATAA
- a CDS encoding sensor domain-containing diguanylate cyclase, with product MIKTLRFWITLLVSFAMIGILSITLLSGYFVTKENLINNSLEINRVYSMKLSQLTEEVFKGMQSNLQVKASEMSAEIDDAEKLTEKLADLISSSKNFNSLSVVNKDGVVLATSPEVGIVGKKLDTEGPKEALYERKNLISTPYRAATGRLLILISTPLWNEKNEYLVFLSGTIYLQEDNIIHDILHEHFATDGSYVWVVDNRGMLVYHPNPERIGENISENEVTQKVLRHKSGAQKVTNSEGKEFLAGYTYIKSSKWGVVSQTPYVASIEPLKGMVYKMLLYALPFILFFFLLTIVLSGRLSYPLRKLATFSANLKENGGQSECADIPTWYFEAKQLNETIHEYANSQQQRVEDYKERSYTDPLTGLKNRRYGDKITAKWTMENRPFSMIMIDIDHFKAVNDRYGHQIGDEVLKFLSGKMSEIIRGDDVCIRLGGEEFVILLAETDVKEAMDIAERLRINVTSTICPTNNNITISLGVGSYHSNRESILELFSRVDKALYQAKVDGRNRVVLSEN from the coding sequence ATGATCAAGACATTACGATTCTGGATAACGCTTCTCGTATCATTTGCGATGATTGGTATTCTCAGTATCACGTTGTTATCTGGATATTTTGTTACAAAAGAAAATTTAATAAATAACTCCCTAGAGATTAATAGAGTTTACTCAATGAAGCTGTCGCAACTAACGGAAGAAGTATTTAAAGGAATGCAAAGTAATTTGCAAGTTAAAGCGTCTGAAATGAGTGCTGAAATTGACGATGCTGAAAAGTTAACTGAAAAACTTGCGGACTTAATAAGCAGTAGTAAAAACTTTAACTCGCTCTCCGTTGTAAACAAAGATGGCGTAGTACTTGCCACCTCGCCGGAAGTGGGTATAGTAGGGAAGAAACTAGATACAGAAGGTCCAAAAGAAGCACTATATGAAAGAAAGAACCTGATCTCTACGCCTTACAGAGCTGCAACCGGCAGACTGCTTATTTTAATTTCCACCCCATTGTGGAACGAAAAAAATGAATACCTCGTTTTTTTAAGCGGCACGATTTATTTGCAGGAAGATAATATTATTCATGATATTCTTCATGAACACTTTGCTACGGACGGATCTTATGTGTGGGTAGTCGATAATAGGGGGATGCTGGTTTATCATCCAAATCCTGAACGTATTGGTGAGAATATCAGTGAAAATGAAGTTACACAAAAAGTACTGAGACATAAAAGTGGAGCACAAAAAGTTACAAACTCAGAAGGAAAGGAGTTTCTTGCTGGGTACACATACATTAAGTCGAGTAAGTGGGGAGTTGTTTCCCAAACACCTTATGTAGCAAGCATTGAACCTTTGAAGGGGATGGTCTACAAAATGTTACTGTATGCCCTTCCTTTTATCCTATTCTTTTTCTTGTTAACCATTGTTCTGTCCGGGAGATTATCATATCCGTTGCGTAAATTGGCGACATTTTCGGCAAATCTAAAAGAAAATGGGGGACAAAGCGAATGTGCTGACATTCCAACATGGTATTTTGAGGCTAAGCAGTTAAATGAAACAATTCACGAATACGCAAACAGTCAGCAACAGAGGGTTGAGGATTATAAGGAACGCTCCTACACAGACCCTCTTACCGGACTAAAGAATCGCAGGTACGGAGACAAAATCACTGCAAAATGGACTATGGAAAATCGACCATTTTCTATGATTATGATTGATATCGACCATTTTAAAGCTGTCAATGATCGATATGGCCATCAAATCGGAGATGAAGTGCTTAAGTTTCTATCTGGAAAAATGAGCGAAATTATACGGGGCGACGATGTCTGTATTAGATTGGGTGGGGAAGAGTTTGTAATCCTGCTAGCTGAAACGGATGTCAAGGAAGCAATGGATATCGCTGAAAGACTTCGTATAAATGTCACGTCAACTATATGTCCAACAAATAATAATATAACAATTTCATTAGGTGTCGGTAGTTATCATAGTAATCGGGAATCAATACTAGAACTATTCAGCAGGGTAGACAAAGCATTATATCAAGCAAAAGTGGATGGAAGGAATAGAGTTGTGCTATCTGAAAATTAA
- a CDS encoding TRM11 family SAM-dependent methyltransferase: protein MLEMRSFFGFDVTSTVLRSSIEIDPSRSAFMKERLDIMYEGDNLEEISRQVEQYDLGGSTFRVVSLNTTDLDTTKKIGHPERRKIEREIGLRVNGTPDLVNPPANTFGIVLLDGKWYFGKLVESESVWFLHQKKPHMYSTALSTRVARAVANIAIPHPKGVRAIDPCCGIGTVLVEALSMGINIVGRDINPRVVLGSRKNIAHFELEGTVEIGPIAEVVDDYDVAIIDMPYNLFTHITPEEQLEILKEARRITKKVIVVTIETIDHMLEEAGFVITDRCVAKKGHFHRQVLVCE, encoded by the coding sequence ATGTTAGAGATGAGATCATTTTTCGGCTTTGATGTCACTTCTACTGTGTTGAGAAGTTCGATTGAAATTGATCCAAGTCGCAGCGCATTTATGAAAGAACGACTGGACATTATGTATGAAGGCGACAATCTTGAGGAAATCTCCCGACAAGTTGAACAATACGATTTAGGTGGCTCTACATTTAGAGTCGTCAGTTTGAATACAACGGATCTCGATACGACGAAAAAGATTGGGCATCCGGAGCGTAGGAAAATTGAGCGTGAAATTGGACTACGTGTCAATGGTACTCCCGACTTAGTGAACCCACCTGCAAATACGTTTGGCATTGTTTTATTAGATGGTAAGTGGTATTTTGGGAAGCTTGTTGAAAGTGAGTCGGTCTGGTTCCTTCATCAGAAAAAACCGCATATGTACTCTACGGCATTAAGTACACGTGTCGCAAGAGCAGTGGCCAATATTGCGATTCCGCATCCAAAAGGTGTACGAGCCATCGATCCATGTTGCGGCATTGGTACGGTGCTGGTTGAAGCATTGTCGATGGGCATTAATATCGTCGGACGAGATATTAACCCGCGTGTCGTTTTGGGATCAAGAAAGAACATTGCTCACTTTGAGCTAGAAGGCACTGTAGAAATCGGTCCTATTGCAGAAGTCGTTGACGACTATGATGTTGCGATTATTGACATGCCTTATAATCTTTTTACACATATTACTCCTGAAGAACAGCTTGAAATATTGAAGGAAGCACGCCGGATTACGAAGAAAGTCATCGTAGTGACGATTGAAACAATCGATCACATGCTTGAAGAGGCTGGATTCGTCATTACTGATCGCTGTGTTGCGAAAAAAGGACATTTTCACAGACAAGTGCTTGTCTGTGAATAA
- a CDS encoding branched-chain amino acid aminotransferase translates to MLKKQMEKYIAENTLDNKIEFFNVDKEYVTKHQLIAGDVTVVEKAFKFSAIERCVKETENLIREEDQNFLNESISYLKNHMNEFVYVESNAFEVIRVDAVVLELDDVFETYTALFGLKLQKKFGNDMKAYLDTHLHGDGAKYSVMFSNEDGLWDMNFALNYIEGFSEDLSFVEVYQLMYDFIFKMVEAVDEAQ, encoded by the coding sequence ATGTTAAAAAAACAGATGGAAAAGTATATTGCTGAAAATACGCTGGATAATAAAATCGAGTTCTTTAATGTGGATAAAGAATATGTCACCAAACATCAATTGATTGCCGGTGATGTAACCGTTGTAGAGAAAGCGTTTAAATTCAGTGCCATAGAGCGGTGCGTGAAAGAGACGGAAAATCTGATACGGGAGGAAGATCAGAACTTTCTAAATGAAAGCATTTCCTACTTAAAAAATCATATGAATGAATTCGTTTACGTAGAATCAAATGCTTTTGAAGTAATCAGAGTCGACGCTGTCGTTCTAGAACTTGATGATGTCTTCGAAACTTATACAGCCCTATTCGGACTAAAATTACAAAAGAAATTCGGGAATGACATGAAGGCATATCTTGACACGCATTTACATGGAGATGGAGCTAAATATAGTGTGATGTTTTCAAATGAAGACGGGTTATGGGATATGAATTTTGCACTTAATTATATTGAAGGTTTTAGTGAAGATTTATCTTTTGTTGAGGTTTATCAACTGATGTATGACTTTATATTCAAAATGGTTGAGGCCGTTGATGAAGCGCAATGA
- a CDS encoding DUF1232 domain-containing protein: protein MAKDVINSPLGLLLRELLKERSLSMRKLSELSKIDTATISRVINGKRKANLQHLERFADCLEVPLVDLVEAAGYPIEQKQEDFLLKNRTSAESIQEVFASSDVANQNVTEAVIEQKLAKYQQYVQTVEGKNDILTGFGKKLESVGSIGPLICQMKDLFKKFRLGKGTRSELAIIGSALLYFIIPLDAIPDYLFAIGYLDDAIAVQLASNSIGRTNIE from the coding sequence ATGGCTAAAGACGTAATCAATTCGCCTCTTGGTTTGTTACTAAGGGAATTATTAAAAGAGCGTTCATTGTCAATGCGAAAACTAAGTGAACTTAGCAAAATCGATACAGCTACCATTTCACGAGTGATAAACGGTAAAAGAAAAGCGAACCTGCAACATTTAGAGCGATTTGCTGACTGTTTAGAAGTGCCTTTGGTCGATCTTGTTGAAGCAGCTGGTTACCCTATTGAACAGAAGCAGGAAGATTTTTTGTTGAAGAACCGTACATCTGCTGAAAGTATTCAGGAGGTTTTTGCATCTTCAGACGTGGCAAATCAAAATGTAACTGAAGCCGTCATCGAACAGAAGTTAGCAAAGTACCAACAGTATGTACAAACAGTAGAAGGAAAAAACGATATTCTTACTGGATTCGGAAAGAAGCTGGAAAGTGTGGGTAGCATCGGGCCACTTATTTGTCAGATGAAGGACTTATTCAAGAAGTTTCGTCTGGGGAAGGGTACACGGAGTGAACTTGCGATAATTGGAAGTGCATTATTATATTTTATCATTCCTTTAGACGCTATCCCTGACTATCTATTTGCCATTGGTTATTTAGATGATGCGATTGCAGTACAACTTGCTTCAAATTCAATAGGAAGAACTAACATAGAATAA
- a CDS encoding LCP family protein — MKRSERRNKKRKGLRNFFIVTTLILLAGIIYGVVQYYSGLSMANEGSLKDDSASFDEFEGADPQFGEINVLLLGSDSRGEEDARADTLMIAHYNQTTHQMKLVSIMRDTYVDIPNHGSHKINSAFSLGGPELVRQTIKQNFDIDIHSYAIVDFTGFSKIVDVVAPNGIEVDIPYAMSHGIGMTLQPGNQVLNGEQLLGYVRFRHDKNNDYGRVERQQEALSKLKDEAVSIHSLLNLPKLLGVVEPYVNTNVDNRTILTIGKGLLLGKTDKIETLRIPVEHSFEEKRVAAGEVLSIDFEQNKEALQQFLSTEDEVVDAELVEEQPEN; from the coding sequence ATGAAAAGAAGCGAGCGAAGAAATAAGAAACGTAAAGGACTAAGAAATTTCTTTATAGTAACTACATTGATTTTGTTAGCGGGAATCATTTACGGAGTAGTCCAATACTATAGCGGATTATCTATGGCAAACGAAGGATCACTTAAAGATGACAGCGCGTCATTTGATGAATTTGAAGGTGCGGATCCACAATTTGGTGAAATTAATGTTCTGTTATTAGGTAGTGACTCCCGAGGAGAAGAAGATGCACGAGCTGACACGCTAATGATTGCTCATTATAACCAAACAACTCATCAGATGAAACTCGTATCTATTATGAGAGACACGTATGTGGATATCCCTAATCACGGAAGTCATAAGATCAATTCTGCCTTTTCACTTGGAGGTCCGGAACTTGTAAGACAAACGATTAAGCAAAATTTTGATATTGATATTCATTCCTATGCAATTGTTGACTTTACTGGATTTTCGAAAATCGTAGACGTTGTAGCTCCTAATGGGATAGAAGTTGATATTCCTTATGCCATGTCTCATGGAATTGGAATGACATTACAGCCTGGAAACCAAGTTTTAAATGGCGAACAGTTACTTGGCTATGTGCGTTTCCGCCACGATAAAAATAATGATTATGGGCGGGTGGAACGGCAGCAGGAAGCATTGTCGAAATTAAAGGATGAAGCTGTGAGCATCCACAGTTTACTAAACTTGCCTAAGTTACTCGGCGTTGTGGAGCCTTACGTTAATACAAATGTGGATAATCGAACAATCCTTACAATCGGTAAAGGTTTACTTCTTGGCAAGACTGATAAAATAGAGACGCTACGTATTCCTGTTGAACACTCTTTTGAAGAGAAGCGTGTAGCGGCAGGGGAAGTTCTAAGTATTGATTTCGAGCAAAACAAAGAGGCATTACAACAGTTTTTATCGACAGAGGACGAAGTGGTAGATGCTGAATTAGTCGAAGAGCAACCTGAAAACTAA
- a CDS encoding cation diffusion facilitator family transporter, translated as MNKHSHSSASIIAVWISLISNILLTGIKLVVGFLFQSPVLLADGFHNAGDVIASGAALTSMRISKRPADDDHPYGHGKAEVISSAIVALILGLAAIYIAYEAISALFEEPAKASLIALLTAFISLIWKHALYVYTIRIGKLTNSKGLIATAYDHLADVYASLAAVVGIGLALVGDLYNIHFLSYGDPVAGIIVSFLVLKLAYDIGKEAMDVLMEKNISRHRLDGFAALIMTIPEVKRIDRLRAREHGHYILVDLRVGVPGEMTIQEGHDASRKIKDTIMASNEDVDEVLIHLNPWYKEDE; from the coding sequence ATGAATAAGCATAGTCATTCAAGCGCTTCAATAATTGCGGTTTGGATTAGTTTAATAAGCAATATCCTCCTAACAGGGATTAAACTTGTTGTGGGCTTCCTCTTTCAAAGTCCGGTCCTTCTAGCTGACGGTTTCCATAATGCAGGCGACGTGATTGCCAGCGGTGCTGCTCTGACCTCAATGCGAATATCCAAACGTCCCGCTGATGATGACCATCCTTATGGTCATGGAAAAGCGGAAGTCATCAGTTCTGCCATTGTTGCACTGATTTTAGGATTAGCCGCCATTTATATTGCGTATGAAGCAATTTCTGCACTTTTTGAGGAACCAGCAAAGGCTAGTTTAATAGCCTTACTAACTGCATTCATTTCGCTAATATGGAAACATGCCTTGTATGTCTATACAATCCGGATTGGTAAATTGACCAATAGTAAAGGGTTGATTGCGACCGCCTATGACCACTTGGCAGACGTTTACGCCTCCCTAGCAGCTGTTGTCGGAATTGGACTTGCACTTGTTGGTGATCTGTACAACATTCACTTCCTCTCTTACGGTGATCCGGTTGCCGGTATCATTGTGTCGTTTTTAGTGCTCAAACTTGCTTATGATATCGGAAAAGAAGCAATGGATGTCCTAATGGAGAAAAATATAAGCCGGCACAGACTGGATGGATTCGCGGCCTTAATCATGACAATCCCTGAAGTGAAACGGATTGACCGTTTGCGAGCTCGGGAACATGGACATTATATTCTTGTAGACCTGCGTGTAGGTGTACCAGGTGAAATGACTATCCAAGAAGGGCATGATGCTTCACGAAAAATCAAGGATACCATCATGGCTAGTAATGAAGATGTAGATGAAGTTTTGATTCACTTAAACCCTTGGTATAAAGAAGACGAATAA
- a CDS encoding spore germination protein, with protein sequence MSFLQGGEDSHNNGTSSQNDKVLITIAAIKNELTGINDAVFKDIQTPDELVTIIYFSSLIEKLTLYRTVIFPLLDQKEDLLKSADVPEKVNLSGVLFSITEGNTIVYFHKKNLFITVHTYSPPMSSIIGSDTESSVIGPQDAFTESLKTNLSLIKRRLRNTGLKNEDYTIGTETNTKISVVYMEHIVNKDNLDKVLKKISEIKHPGFNDISVLKQLMDDHPFSPFPQFHGTVRPDAAVNYLLDGRVAILMNNSQALLICPISFFELFTSPEDYYNRWTTASLLRALRFFGFFLTIILTPTYISVLSHHPEMLPFNVLLNLQESRGKVPFSPVLEVLFMELVIEILREAGTRMPTKIGQTIGIVGGIVIGTAAVEASLVSNVLIVLVAISALLSFLPPNFVMSNASRSIRYLFIVAAGMFGLYGQMIAFAWLFHHLLSLTSLGTPYMTPVIPRKWSDYLNSVVRVPTLYRRRKAGISRAQSTKKPPVEGGK encoded by the coding sequence ATGAGTTTTTTGCAAGGAGGGGAGGATAGTCACAATAATGGAACATCCTCTCAGAATGACAAGGTGCTCATTACGATTGCCGCTATTAAGAACGAGTTAACTGGAATAAATGATGCCGTATTTAAAGACATTCAAACACCCGATGAGCTAGTGACGATCATTTACTTTAGCTCACTTATCGAAAAGCTTACTTTGTACAGAACTGTTATTTTTCCATTGTTAGATCAAAAGGAAGACTTGCTAAAATCGGCTGATGTGCCAGAGAAAGTCAATCTTTCTGGTGTTTTATTTTCAATCACTGAAGGAAATACGATCGTATATTTTCATAAAAAAAATCTATTTATAACTGTTCATACATATAGCCCTCCCATGAGTTCAATTATTGGGTCTGATACCGAATCGAGCGTCATTGGCCCGCAAGATGCCTTTACCGAATCGTTAAAAACAAACCTATCACTAATAAAAAGAAGGCTTCGAAATACGGGTCTAAAAAACGAGGACTACACCATAGGAACTGAAACAAATACTAAAATTTCTGTCGTTTATATGGAGCATATTGTGAATAAGGACAATTTGGATAAAGTATTAAAAAAAATTTCTGAAATTAAACATCCGGGATTTAATGATATCTCCGTATTAAAACAACTAATGGATGATCATCCATTTTCACCATTCCCGCAATTTCATGGGACGGTTAGACCTGATGCTGCAGTAAACTATTTGTTAGACGGAAGAGTCGCTATTTTAATGAATAACAGTCAAGCACTGTTAATTTGTCCAATTTCATTTTTTGAACTATTTACTTCCCCTGAAGACTATTATAACCGATGGACAACGGCCTCACTTCTTCGTGCTCTTCGTTTTTTTGGTTTTTTCTTAACGATAATATTAACGCCTACGTATATTTCAGTGCTATCTCATCATCCGGAAATGTTGCCTTTTAATGTTTTGCTAAACTTACAAGAGTCTAGAGGAAAGGTTCCTTTTTCTCCTGTTCTTGAAGTGCTATTTATGGAACTCGTTATTGAAATATTAAGAGAAGCCGGCACACGAATGCCGACAAAAATTGGTCAAACGATAGGTATTGTTGGCGGGATTGTCATTGGAACAGCTGCGGTTGAAGCAAGTCTTGTGAGTAATGTACTTATTGTTTTAGTCGCGATTTCAGCGCTGTTGTCCTTTTTACCGCCGAATTTTGTAATGAGTAACGCGAGTCGTTCGATTCGCTATTTATTTATTGTGGCCGCGGGTATGTTTGGACTATACGGTCAGATGATTGCATTTGCATGGCTTTTTCATCATTTATTAAGTTTAACTTCTTTAGGGACCCCATATATGACGCCCGTAATACCAAGGAAATGGTCAGATTATCTAAACAGTGTTGTGCGTGTGCCAACTTTGTACCGTAGACGAAAGGCGGGTATTTCAAGGGCACAGAGTACAAAAAAACCTCCTGTAGAAGGGGGGAAATGA